In a single window of the Thermodesulfobacteriota bacterium genome:
- a CDS encoding GTP-binding protein, producing MPCIIGTAGHVDHGKTALVKALTGIDTDRLREEKRRGVSIELGFARLTLPGGLDAALVDVPGHERFIRNMLAGVTGIDMVLFCVAADDGVMPQTREHLEIVHLLGVERGVFVITKTDLVTPERVKEVAGDIRALLSPTVLKGSRVVAVSTATGEGIDELKGQLSDMVEGAEGGERSGPSAFFRLPIDRSFSIKGFGTVVTG from the coding sequence ATGCCGTGCATTATAGGGACAGCCGGACACGTAGACCACGGGAAGACCGCCCTAGTCAAGGCGCTTACTGGCATCGACACCGACAGGCTCAGGGAGGAGAAGCGGCGGGGGGTCTCGATAGAGCTCGGGTTCGCGCGTCTTACCCTCCCGGGCGGCCTCGACGCCGCGCTTGTGGACGTGCCGGGCCACGAGCGCTTCATAAGGAATATGCTTGCCGGGGTGACCGGCATAGACATGGTGCTCTTCTGCGTTGCGGCGGACGACGGGGTTATGCCGCAGACGAGGGAGCACCTGGAAATAGTCCACCTCCTCGGGGTCGAAAGGGGTGTCTTTGTCATAACCAAGACGGACCTCGTAACGCCGGAGAGGGTTAAGGAAGTAGCCGGGGATATACGGGCGCTCTTAAGCCCTACGGTGCTGAAGGGCTCCCGGGTGGTGGCCGTCTCAACGGCTACGGGCGAGGGGATCGATGAACTCAAGGGACAGCTCTCGGATATGGTAGAGGGGGCGGAGGGGGGCGAGCGTTCCGGGCCGTCCGCTTTCTTCAGGCTGCCGATAGACCGTTCGTTCTCCATAAAGGGGTTCGGTACGGTCGTTACCGG
- a CDS encoding sensor domain-containing diguanylate cyclase, with the protein MHINIAEKSVLDRVLKRKRMAGHDGEEVDLTGTIKSVLGWANEFVPSESGSILLDDPVLDKRKKKPGRLYFVACFGEGSAPITGTAIPAAVGIVGKTYRRGTPYISERVKDDSFFYDGIDKKTNFSTKSIVCAPIRIRGVTIGVIELINRLDGTNYAPRDLTLLEIFAGYTSTLIQNSLDAKRFEELSIIDNLTGLHNDRFLFYNMAKAVVPSLRENKNLSFVYFDLDRFKEVNDTHGHLAGSELLRELGSIIKDIIEGTKFVAVRYGGDEFAIVLPGVDLEAAEGFAEDLRKTIEGHVFLAHKVPGYGRPLNIKGLITASFGVAALGLETATLDEVRGAQETLLKQADKVMYESKDKGKNTVTSVAVKPY; encoded by the coding sequence ATGCATATAAACATCGCGGAAAAATCGGTCCTCGACAGGGTGCTCAAGAGGAAGCGGATGGCCGGGCACGACGGCGAAGAGGTGGACCTGACCGGAACGATAAAGTCTGTCCTCGGATGGGCCAACGAGTTCGTCCCCTCTGAGTCCGGCTCCATACTACTGGACGACCCGGTACTGGACAAGCGTAAGAAGAAACCGGGGCGGCTCTACTTCGTCGCCTGCTTCGGAGAGGGCTCCGCCCCCATCACCGGAACGGCCATACCTGCAGCCGTCGGCATAGTCGGCAAGACGTACCGGCGCGGCACGCCGTACATAAGCGAACGCGTAAAGGACGACAGCTTCTTCTACGACGGGATAGACAAGAAGACCAACTTCAGCACCAAGTCCATAGTCTGCGCGCCCATAAGGATACGCGGTGTGACTATAGGCGTAATAGAGCTTATAAACAGGCTGGACGGGACCAACTATGCCCCCAGGGACCTGACGCTTCTGGAGATATTCGCCGGGTATACCTCCACGCTCATACAGAACTCGCTCGACGCCAAGAGGTTCGAGGAGTTGTCCATAATAGACAACCTGACCGGGCTCCACAACGACAGGTTCCTCTTCTATAACATGGCAAAAGCCGTCGTACCCTCCCTGCGAGAGAACAAAAACCTTAGCTTCGTCTACTTCGACCTCGACAGGTTCAAGGAGGTAAACGACACGCACGGGCACCTTGCCGGCAGCGAGCTCCTCCGGGAACTGGGCTCGATCATAAAGGACATTATCGAAGGCACGAAGTTCGTGGCGGTCAGGTACGGCGGTGACGAGTTCGCGATCGTCCTTCCCGGGGTAGACCTTGAGGCCGCAGAAGGGTTCGCGGAGGACTTAAGGAAGACCATAGAAGGCCACGTCTTCCTCGCGCACAAGGTCCCGGGATACGGAAGGCCGCTCAATATAAAAGGGCTCATAACGGCCAGCTTCGGGGTCGCGGCCCTGGGTCTTGAAACCGCCACGCTGGACGAGGTAAGGGGGGCGCAGGAGACCCTCTTGAAGCAGGCCGACAAGGTGATGTACGAATCCAAGGACAAGGGCAAAAACACGGTTACCTCAGTGGCGGTGAAGCCCTATTAG
- a CDS encoding Hsp20/alpha crystallin family protein: MKALREVIEMLTLKKWDPFTELSTIHKEMDEFFKRTVGSIAPVLFKGEWYPAFESYIKGEELVVHADLPGIDPKDVDISISGDKLTIKGERKAEKEETTGEYLFRETSYGSFERSMTLPEGVNVDKVHASYNHGVLEITMPAEAAALPKKVTVEVEEEKKRGRKAA; the protein is encoded by the coding sequence GTGAAAGCCTTAAGGGAGGTGATAGAGATGCTAACGCTCAAGAAATGGGACCCCTTTACCGAGCTCTCCACCATCCACAAGGAGATGGACGAGTTCTTCAAAAGGACGGTCGGCTCCATAGCCCCGGTGCTCTTTAAAGGCGAGTGGTATCCCGCCTTTGAGAGTTACATCAAGGGGGAGGAGTTGGTAGTTCATGCCGATCTGCCCGGTATCGACCCCAAGGACGTGGATATCTCCATATCCGGCGACAAGCTCACCATAAAAGGCGAGCGGAAGGCCGAGAAAGAGGAGACGACCGGCGAGTACCTCTTCCGGGAGACCTCTTACGGCTCTTTCGAGAGGAGTATGACTCTGCCGGAGGGCGTGAACGTGGACAAGGTCCACGCCTCTTACAACCACGGCGTCCTTGAGATCACCATGCCGGCGGAGGCGGCGGCACTGCCCAAAAAGGTGACCGTTGAGGTGGAGGAAGAGAAGAAGAGAGGTAGGAAAGCAGCCTGA
- a CDS encoding UDP-glucuronic acid decarboxylase family protein: MRILVTGGAGFIGSHLSERLLKDGHEVLCLDNFFTGRRENVAHLMEDPRFELIRHDITVPILLEVDRIYNLACPASPVHYQYNPVKTIKTNVVGALNMLGLAKRVRARLLQASTSEVYGDPELHPQPESYWGNVNPIGPRACYDEGKRCAESLMFAYHRQNGVDIRVIRIFNTYGPRMLENDGRVVSNFVVQALKGEEITVFGDGGQTRSFCYIDDMVDGMVAMMDKEGDFPGPVNLGNPEETSVMDLAKLVKELIGSDSKIVGKKLPQDDPTRRRPDISLAKKELGWSPSTPLKDGLLRTIEYFSSRIKKGTPTG; the protein is encoded by the coding sequence GTGAGAATACTCGTTACAGGAGGGGCCGGCTTCATAGGCTCGCACCTCTCGGAGAGGCTCCTTAAGGACGGCCACGAGGTCCTCTGCCTCGATAACTTCTTTACCGGGCGAAGGGAGAACGTAGCCCACCTCATGGAGGATCCCCGGTTCGAGCTGATACGCCACGACATCACCGTCCCGATACTCCTGGAGGTCGACCGCATATACAACCTCGCCTGTCCGGCCTCGCCGGTCCATTACCAGTACAACCCGGTTAAGACCATAAAGACCAACGTCGTGGGCGCGCTCAATATGCTCGGGCTCGCGAAGAGGGTCAGGGCCAGGCTGCTCCAGGCCTCCACCTCCGAGGTCTACGGCGACCCCGAGTTGCACCCACAGCCCGAGAGCTACTGGGGGAACGTAAACCCCATAGGGCCGAGGGCCTGCTACGACGAGGGCAAGAGGTGCGCGGAGTCTCTTATGTTCGCCTACCACAGGCAGAACGGGGTGGACATAAGGGTGATCAGGATATTCAACACCTACGGCCCGAGGATGCTCGAGAACGACGGCAGGGTGGTCAGTAACTTCGTCGTGCAGGCCTTGAAGGGCGAGGAGATTACCGTCTTCGGCGACGGCGGCCAGACGCGCTCTTTCTGCTATATCGACGACATGGTCGACGGCATGGTCGCTATGATGGATAAAGAAGGGGATTTTCCCGGCCCCGTTAACCTCGGGAACCCCGAGGAGACCTCCGTAATGGATCTCGCCAAGTTGGTGAAGGAGCTTATTGGCAGCGACTCGAAGATAGTCGGGAAAAAACTTCCCCAGGACGACCCTACCAGGCGGCGGCCCGACATAAGCCTCGCGAAAAAGGAGCTCGGCTGGAGCCCCTCGACCCCGCTTAAGGACGGCCTTCTCCGCACCATCGAGTATTTCAGCTCCAGGATAAAAAAAGGGACGCCAACGGGCTGA
- a CDS encoding DegT/DnrJ/EryC1/StrS family aminotransferase has product MKIPVLDLSGQYRQVRREVLREIEKVCDSQRFVLGPNVSALETEIASYSGARYGVGCGSGTDALILALMASGVGPGDGVVTTPYTFFSTAGAISLLGARPVFVDIDPATYNIDPDGIRACLKRKSKGVKAVIPVHLYGQTAEMDPIKKTARRYGLKVIEDAAQAIGAEYRGRRAGSIGDVGCFSFYPSKNLGGFGDGGMLTTGSKKTAETLRMLRVHGSNRRYYHTLIGTNARLDEMQAAVLRVKFRYLEGWTGGRIKKAARYDALFKKAGLSEFVTLPVITEGNRSVFNQYVLRVKKRNRLREHLSKKGVSTEVYYPVPLHLQKSFSSLGYKKGDFPESERAARETVALPMYPELKDSEIKYVVAAIAGFYSKGGGRR; this is encoded by the coding sequence TTGAAGATACCCGTTCTTGACCTCTCCGGGCAATACCGCCAGGTAAGGCGCGAGGTGTTGCGGGAAATAGAGAAGGTTTGCGACTCGCAGAGGTTCGTGCTGGGCCCGAACGTCTCCGCGCTCGAAACCGAGATCGCATCCTACTCGGGCGCCCGGTACGGTGTCGGGTGCGGCTCGGGCACGGACGCGCTCATCCTGGCACTCATGGCCTCGGGCGTCGGCCCCGGCGACGGGGTCGTAACCACACCCTATACGTTCTTCTCGACCGCCGGCGCCATCTCGCTGCTCGGTGCCAGACCGGTATTCGTGGATATAGACCCCGCCACCTACAATATAGACCCGGATGGGATTCGTGCCTGCTTGAAGAGGAAAAGCAAGGGAGTCAAGGCCGTAATCCCGGTCCACCTCTACGGCCAGACGGCGGAGATGGACCCTATTAAAAAAACCGCCCGCAGGTACGGACTCAAGGTTATCGAGGACGCGGCCCAGGCCATAGGCGCGGAGTACAGGGGCAGGAGGGCCGGCTCCATCGGGGACGTGGGGTGCTTTTCCTTCTACCCGTCGAAGAACCTCGGCGGCTTCGGCGACGGCGGGATGCTTACCACGGGCAGTAAGAAAACCGCCGAAACCTTGAGGATGCTCAGGGTCCACGGCAGCAACAGGCGCTACTACCATACGCTCATCGGCACCAACGCGAGGCTCGACGAGATGCAGGCCGCGGTCCTGAGGGTCAAGTTCAGATACCTCGAGGGCTGGACCGGGGGCAGGATAAAGAAGGCCGCGAGGTACGACGCCCTTTTCAAAAAGGCGGGACTTTCGGAGTTCGTTACGCTCCCGGTCATTACCGAAGGCAACCGCTCGGTCTTCAACCAGTACGTGCTGCGCGTTAAGAAGAGAAACCGCCTGAGGGAACACCTGTCGAAAAAAGGCGTATCGACCGAGGTATACTACCCCGTGCCGCTGCACCTCCAGAAGAGTTTTAGCTCGCTCGGTTATAAAAAAGGGGACTTCCCCGAGTCCGAGAGGGCCGCCCGGGAGACCGTGGCGCTGCCCATGTACCCGGAGCTTAAGGACTCGGAGATAAAGTACGTCGTAGCGGCCATAGCCGGATTCTATTCGAAGGGAGGGGGACGCAGGTGA
- the nusB gene encoding transcription antitermination factor NusB — translation MHERRKAREAALQALYQAEMADGETAEVLASVTEKFRLTPEALKYCEAVVFGVTDNIEEIDRLIEEYSEKWALKRMPVVDRNVLRVGVYELRHCPDTPYKVVIDEAVELAKRYGSEESGAFVNGILDHAAKEAASKKAV, via the coding sequence GTGCACGAGAGACGAAAGGCGAGAGAGGCGGCGCTCCAGGCGCTCTACCAGGCCGAGATGGCCGACGGCGAAACCGCCGAGGTGCTCGCCTCGGTCACCGAAAAGTTCCGCCTGACCCCCGAAGCCCTTAAGTACTGCGAGGCCGTCGTCTTCGGCGTGACGGACAATATTGAAGAGATAGACCGGCTCATCGAAGAGTACTCGGAGAAATGGGCGCTCAAGAGGATGCCCGTTGTCGACAGGAACGTCCTGAGGGTCGGGGTGTACGAACTTCGCCACTGTCCCGACACCCCCTACAAGGTGGTCATAGACGAGGCCGTGGAACTGGCGAAGAGGTACGGCTCCGAGGAGTCTGGTGCCTTCGTAAACGGCATACTCGACCACGCGGCGAAAGAGGCCGCTTCGAAGAAGGCCGTTTAG
- the ribE gene encoding 6,7-dimethyl-8-ribityllumazine synthase, with protein sequence MPKTFEGNLSAKGLKMAVVVSRFNDFISDRLLSGALDTLTRSGAGDGDIDVVKVPGSFEMPLVARKLSGKNYDAIICLGAIIRGSTPHFDYVASETAKGLARVSLDGGVPVAFGVITADTLEQAIERAGTKSGNKGSAAALTAIEMANLLKTIGKGKRA encoded by the coding sequence ATGCCGAAGACGTTCGAAGGTAACCTTTCCGCCAAAGGGCTTAAGATGGCGGTAGTGGTGTCACGGTTCAACGACTTTATAAGCGACAGGCTCCTCTCCGGCGCCCTGGACACGCTCACGCGGAGCGGGGCCGGCGACGGCGACATAGACGTGGTGAAGGTGCCTGGCTCCTTCGAGATGCCGCTTGTGGCCAGAAAGCTCTCCGGCAAGAATTACGACGCGATAATCTGCCTCGGCGCCATAATCCGGGGCTCCACCCCGCACTTCGATTACGTAGCCTCGGAGACGGCCAAGGGGCTCGCGAGGGTCTCGCTCGACGGCGGCGTGCCCGTAGCGTTCGGCGTTATAACCGCCGACACGCTCGAGCAGGCGATAGAGAGGGCGGGCACCAAGAGCGGCAACAAGGGAAGTGCCGCGGCCCTTACGGCGATAGAGATGGCCAACCTCTTGAAGACGATCGGCAAGGGGAAGAGGGCGTAG
- a CDS encoding bifunctional 3,4-dihydroxy-2-butanone-4-phosphate synthase/GTP cyclohydrolase II: MSVKRIEAALEDIRAGRMVVVVDDEDRENEGDLCMAAELITPEAVNFMAKEARGLICLTLTEDRADELGLKPMVDDNTSLFRTAFTVSVDARHGVTTGISAGDRAVTIRAAVADDAKPDDLVRPGHIFPLRARKGGVLVRTGQTEGSVDLARLAGLKPAGVICEIMKDDGTMARMPDLERFAGKYDLKIVTIADIIEYRLKKDRLVEREAEASLPSRFGGEFRAIAYTNQVDFHEHLAIVKGEIKEDEAVLVRVHSECLTGDVFGSERCDCGEQLKGAMKMIEAEGKGVLLYMHQEGRGIGLVNKLKAYSIQDEGFDTVEANERLGFDADLRDYGIGAQILLDLGVGKMRLMTNNPKKIKGLEGYGLDIVERVPIESSPHVKNVEYLRVKKEKMGHILTKLDIPEARDAQRAQKK, translated from the coding sequence ATGTCTGTAAAGAGGATAGAAGCGGCATTAGAGGATATAAGGGCGGGCAGGATGGTAGTCGTCGTCGATGACGAGGACAGGGAGAACGAGGGCGACCTCTGCATGGCCGCCGAGCTCATTACCCCGGAGGCCGTGAACTTCATGGCAAAGGAGGCCAGGGGGCTTATCTGCCTGACGCTTACCGAAGACAGGGCCGACGAACTCGGGCTCAAGCCGATGGTCGACGACAACACCTCTCTATTCAGGACCGCCTTTACCGTCTCCGTGGACGCGAGGCACGGCGTTACCACGGGCATATCCGCTGGCGACAGGGCCGTCACCATACGGGCGGCTGTCGCCGACGACGCGAAGCCCGACGACCTCGTCCGGCCGGGCCATATATTCCCGCTCCGGGCCAGGAAGGGTGGGGTGCTGGTGAGGACCGGCCAGACGGAGGGCTCGGTAGACCTCGCCCGGCTCGCCGGGTTGAAGCCCGCGGGCGTTATATGCGAGATCATGAAGGACGACGGCACCATGGCCAGGATGCCGGACCTCGAGAGGTTCGCCGGCAAGTACGACCTGAAGATAGTAACTATCGCCGACATAATAGAGTACAGGCTCAAGAAGGATCGGCTCGTCGAGAGGGAGGCCGAGGCAAGTCTGCCCAGCCGTTTCGGGGGCGAGTTCCGGGCTATAGCCTATACCAACCAGGTGGACTTCCACGAGCACCTGGCAATCGTAAAGGGCGAAATAAAAGAGGACGAGGCCGTGCTCGTGAGGGTGCACTCGGAGTGCCTTACCGGAGACGTATTCGGCTCGGAGCGCTGCGACTGCGGCGAGCAATTGAAGGGCGCCATGAAGATGATAGAGGCCGAGGGAAAGGGAGTGCTCCTCTACATGCACCAGGAGGGCAGAGGCATAGGGCTCGTCAACAAGCTCAAGGCCTACTCCATACAGGACGAGGGTTTTGACACCGTGGAGGCCAACGAGAGGCTCGGCTTCGATGCCGACCTCCGCGATTACGGCATCGGGGCCCAGATACTCCTGGACCTCGGCGTCGGGAAGATGAGGCTCATGACCAACAACCCCAAGAAGATAAAGGGGCTTGAGGGATACGGGCTCGACATCGTGGAGAGGGTTCCCATAGAGTCCTCCCCGCACGTGAAGAACGTCGAGTACCTGAGGGTCAAGAAAGAGAAGATGGGACACATCCTGACCAAGCTCGATATACCCGAGGCGCGGGATGCACAGCGGGCTCAAAAGAAATAA